In Lactococcus garvieae subsp. garvieae, the following proteins share a genomic window:
- the rhaM gene encoding L-rhamnose mutarotase has translation MIKKAVKMQLLKGCEKEYQKRHDEIWPEMVEMLKIHGVISYSIFLDPSTCALYAYLEIEDEERWLKTSKTVVNKKWWDFMSDIMDTNYDNSPSSVELLKIFELEH, from the coding sequence ATGATAAAAAAAGCGGTGAAAATGCAACTTTTAAAAGGATGTGAAAAAGAATATCAAAAGAGGCATGATGAAATTTGGCCGGAGATGGTTGAGATGTTAAAAATTCACGGCGTAATTTCTTATTCAATTTTTCTTGATCCTTCTACATGTGCATTATATGCTTATTTAGAAATTGAGGATGAAGAGAGATGGTTGAAAACTTCAAAAACAGTAGTGAATAAAAAATGGTGGGATTTTATGTCTGATATTATGGATACAAACTATGATAATAGCCCTTCATCTGTTGAGCTACTAAAAATTTTTGAGTTAGAACATTGA
- the rhaD gene encoding rhamnulose-1-phosphate aldolase: MKKLDILTAPFVQEVMKTSANLYRLGWDERNGGNISYLLDEDWITPFLDVAQVIREIPIKFDASKLAGRYFAVTGSGKYFKNIQDFPAENMGIIRISDSGNTVELLWGLENDALPTSELPSHFMSHIARLEVDPENRIIMHNHATHLLAMTFTHELNERTFTRTLWQMCTECLVVFPEGLSIIPWLIPGSNEIGEATASKMKETRLVVWPQHGIYGAGRDMDETFGLIETAEKAAQVYTYVQAQGGVRQTLEDENWTNVK; encoded by the coding sequence GTGAAAAAGTTAGATATTTTAACAGCACCTTTTGTGCAAGAAGTAATGAAAACAAGTGCGAATCTTTATCGATTAGGTTGGGATGAACGTAATGGTGGGAATATTTCTTACTTGCTAGATGAGGATTGGATTACCCCTTTTCTAGACGTAGCACAAGTGATACGTGAAATTCCGATAAAGTTTGATGCTAGCAAATTAGCGGGTCGTTATTTTGCCGTGACAGGATCTGGAAAATATTTTAAAAATATTCAAGACTTTCCTGCAGAAAATATGGGAATTATCCGTATATCTGACTCAGGTAATACAGTAGAATTACTCTGGGGACTCGAGAATGATGCTCTTCCTACAAGCGAGTTACCTAGCCATTTCATGAGTCATATTGCACGGCTAGAAGTTGACCCTGAAAACCGGATTATCATGCACAATCATGCGACGCATCTTTTGGCAATGACATTTACACATGAACTGAATGAACGTACTTTTACAAGAACTTTATGGCAGATGTGTACAGAATGTCTAGTTGTTTTTCCTGAAGGTCTATCTATTATCCCGTGGCTTATCCCAGGATCAAATGAAATTGGGGAAGCGACAGCAAGTAAAATGAAAGAAACCCGTCTAGTCGTCTGGCCACAGCATGGTATCTATGGCGCAGGTCGTGATATGGATGAGACATTTGGCTTGATTGAAACGGCAGAAAAGGCTGCACAAGTCTACACCTATGTTCAAGCACAGGGAGGAGTTAGACAGACTCTAGAAGATGAAAATTGGACTAATGTCAAATAA